ttgttttaacagGGTGGTAATTTCAAGCCTAGTCAGAAGGGCTTCGTAGGAGGGACAAAATCTTTTGTGGATTTTGGCAGCTGGGAGAGACACACAAAGGGAATTGGGCAGAAGCTGCTCCAGAAGATGGGTTACGTCCCTGGAAGAGGTCTTGGGAAGAACGCTCAAGGTACTGTGATTGTGTGTTTGTCATTTATTGTTAACTAGTAATTTGGAGAAGGGCCTGGATTCCTTGAAGAACTGCTGTCTCTAGGTGGCTTATAACTTCATTCttgttttcttgcctttcttgCAAGTTATCTGGGTCCTTGTGATAAGATCCAgttgtgtttaaataaaaaaaaaaaaaaaacaacaattttATGCTCTTATTTtgcaagagaaagaagaaagggagatgCATTCCAAAGGTAGTTAGCTCACAGAAAAAGAGATGTTATTTTACGTGATGGaataaaaaagcagtgaaatgcaGATGTGAATAATACTTtgctttggagtttttttggtgtgtgctgGAATTGAGTGATTTTATAGAGGCAGAATACCAGGGTGGATGCTTGTGGTGATTTGATAACTTAGGGTACTGTAGGAAAAGCACTGGCTCTTCTCTCTCAGCAAACGGCTCCTTCTGATCTACCTACTGTCCTCTTAGGTATTATCAACCCAATTGAGGCcaaacaaagaaaaggcaaaggagcTGTGGGGGCATATGGCTCTGAAAGAACCACCCAATCTTTGCAAGACTTCCCTGTTGTGGACTCAGAGGAAGAAGCTGAGGAGGTATTTGTATGATTCTTGGTATATTTATTTCCCTGTCATTTTGTATGTACAAAATTCAGTTCTAATATTAGGACTGTGAATAAGATGGTCGATTAAGCCGATTTGTCACTGAGCTCTACCATTTTCCCAATTATTTTGCTGTACAgcattcttccttttcctctagaAAATGAAGGCAAATTTTGGGTGTGACAAAGAGCAGCAACCGCaagtcttttttggttttgtttaggaATTTCAAAAAGAGCTCAGTCAGTGGCGGAAGGATCCTAACGGAGGCAAGAAAAAGCCCAAATACAGCTATAAGACAGTAGAGGAACTGAAAGCCAAGGGTAGGATCAGCAAGCAGCTTGCAGCCCCTCAGAAGGAGCTGTCTCAAGTCAAGGTAAGGCTGATAACACGAGAGGTGGCATCTCTGGGAAACAGTTTGTTCAGTTTTGGTGCTGTGAGTGCTTTTTAGCCATCGGTAACCTTAATAGAAGCCAGTTCTAAGAACTGACCATCTGCAGCCTCAGGAAAATCAAGGCCTCAGACTCAGTCGTGCAATAGACCATTGTGTCTCCTGGGACATTGGATTTGTTTCTAAGCAAGTTCTCTGGTCTCAAAAAAAAATGCGAATGagtttaaatgtgttttgtttttttttaatgcaagttatGTTTAATTGTTTCACATTTGTCATAGATAAAACGCTCATCCGCTTCAGAAAGCACAGTTGTCCTTATTGGGACTGTGCAACTAAACACATAGTTTGAACCATCTTCTACCTAAAAGGGGGACAGTAAGGGATTTGTTTTGTATGCATTTAATAAAATTACTCATTTAAAACTAACATGTCTTtgaaaaaagtataaaagtattTAAGACCTATGTGCAATAATGAATAGCATACTACTTGCTTCATCACTGCTTGTagaatttttcagtgaaatggtAAAACTGAGCTCAGAAGAAGTGACTCTTCCAGCTCTGATTCCAAATTGTTTCTTATTCATTCTAACTCTTCGCGTCTGGAGTGAGTGGGCCTTTTTGGAGGCAATCCCTGTTTGCCTCATTCAGAATACCAGTGTGTATTACTAGCCTGCTGGAGTAATTACGGTACTTGGAAATCCTCAGTTTTCAATTTGAAGTAAAggattttctcctcttttaaacACGAGATACAGTTGTTTTGATATATGTTTGTTCTTCTTTGCTGGAAGGTTATAGACATGACGGGCCGGGAACAAAAAGTTTATTACAGCTACAGTCAAATTAGCCACAAGCACAATATCCCAGATGACAGCCCTCAGCAGCCGCTGGGCAAAGACTCCAAGCCCCAGGGATTTGCCTTGCCCGAGCTGGAGCACAACTTACAGCTTCTCATCGACATCACGGAGCAGGAGATCATCCAGAATGACCGGCAGCTGCAGTACGAGAGGGACATGGTCGTCAACTTGACCCATGAGATACAGAAGATGTCTGAAGTCCTCTCCCACGAGGAGACAGCAATTCGCAATCTCAGCAAGGTGCTGGAGATGGTGGAGGAGTGCGAGAGACGAATGCAGCCCAGTTGTGAAAATCCCTTAACCCTGGATGAGTGTGCAAAGATATTTGAGACGCTTCAAGACAAGTACTACGAAGAGTACAGGATGTCTGACAGGGTGGACCTGGCAGTAGCGATAGTCTATCCTCTCATGAAAGATTATTTCAAGAACTGGGATCCCCTCAAGGTGTGCATTAGTTTGATTTATTTGCAGTTTTTACTTGATGGCTTAAGTAGTCTTTATTATCTTGTCTCCTTCCTCATGCCTTGTCCCAAAATCCTGatcagtctggagagaaagaaaaaaaacaacccaaaatcccGCTCTGCACCTACTCTCAGACATTTGCTACTATTGAAGGCTACTGTTCTGCAAAGCAGCTAATAATTTAGGAGCTTGTAAGGTTAAAATCAATCCCTTTCATTGGTGTTAGGAAGAAAAAGTCTCTAGTTGTTATTTTTAGCAAAAAGCAGGAGAGATCTGTCTTTCAGGTAGTCATATATGGGCTGTCTGTTCTTAATGCCATTTAGGCTGGTAGGTCAGAGTTCGAATTCTCTCTGTGCACCTGAAAAAGTTCAGACTGTCCTCTTTCCCCCTCTGGATGTATGTTAAATCCCTAAAGTGGGATTTTCCTCTTGTGGGACTTTACTAACCGCAGCTACAAGCTTCCGGCTTCCCTTTTGAGCGGGTGAGAAAGCTGTCTGTAGCCGAGCACACCGTCAGCCTGCTCTTTGTAGACACCGGCTGAAACGAATGAAAAAAGGATAAAGGTTGCTCATGCCATATCTTTTCCAGGACTGCACATATGGCACAGAGATCATAGCCAAGTGGAAGAACCTTTTGGAAAACGACCAGCTGTTATCACACAGTGGGCAGGACCTGTCAACAGATGCTTTTCACAGGTAAAGAGCAAATGAGTTGTACTTTGTGCGGCATCTTCAAGCGCCGCTTCCTCGGGAACAGAAAGGAATGTGTTTTCCAGATGATTCTCTTGATGTGTCTGTTAAAATCCAGCTGTCAgctatataaaaagaaatagcttttaaGTAACAGTTACCATTTGGTTTATTTAGGCCTGGGGCTAGAGCTTTAAGCTTaactttgatttatttatattatttcttttccagactGATGTGGGAAATCTGGATGCCATATGTCAGAAACATAGTGGCGCAGTGGCAGCCGAGGAACTGTGGGTCGATGGTGGATTTCTTGGATAGCTGGGTAAATGTTGTTCCTGTCTGGATACTGGATAACATTCTGGATCAGCTCATCTTCCCCAAGCTACAGAAGGAGGTAAGACGAGAGGGCTGCGTTGGAATTAAGCCATGCTCTGAACCAGTATTTGAATTTCAGTCAAGTAGAACTTCTAAAATACTGGTTTTCTGCCTCTGATGATGCGTTTTGGAGTTAGGGGGTTGCATTAGGAGTTGATCGTCCTCCTGTACCTCCTGTACGGAGGTGATCatcgcactggtgaggccctacctcgagtactgtgtccagttttgggcccctcaccacaaaaaaagacattgaggtgctggagcaggtccagagaagggcaatgaagctggtgaggggtctggagcacaagtcttatgaggagaggctgagggagctgggggtgttcagcctggagaaaagggggctgaggggagaccttctcactctgttcaactccctgaaaggagggtgtagccgggggggtcggtctcttctcccaagtcacaggtgatgggacaagaggaaatggcctcaagttgcaccaggggaggttcagattggatattaggaaaaatttttacaatgaaagggttattaagccttggaatgggctgcccagggcagtggtggagtcaccatcccttgaggcatttaaaagacgggttgacatagtgcctagagacatgggttagtgatgggttttatcagtgttgggttgatggttggactagatgatcttaaagatcccttccaacctggacagttctatgattctggcTCTTTTTTGCATCTAGCAGGACTTACTGgacttattttaatctttttctgttttacctcaaggtGGAAAGCTGGAATCCTTTGACAGACACCGTCCCAATCCATTCATGGATCCATCCCTGGCTGCCCCTGATGCAGGCGCGATTGGAGCCGCTGTATTCTCCCATCCGAAACAAGCTGGCGAACGCGCTGCAGAAGTGGCATCCCAGTGACTCCTCTGCCAAACTTATCCTCCAGCCCTGGAAAGATGTCTTCACACCTGGATCGTGGGAGGCTTTCATGGTCAAAAACATCGTGCCTAAACTAGGTGAGAGAGTGCTGAATTTCTGGAATCTGCTGGTTGCCACCTTCCCTCTTACGCCTAGAAAAGATGGATGTTAACGTAATTCCCAGAGTTACTTTAAAGAATATTATTAGTAAGTTTAGACCAaggttttatcttcttttctgctATTAGTACTGTGCATTTTTTCCATATATTCCGGAAAATACAGGGAAGTGCTCTGATTATTCTCAATGTTTTctaccttatttttttaaatcacttgattcttttgttcttttgctgACAGGAATATCTGATAGCTGTCAGATAGCACCAAGGTGTAAAATGTCTCTCTGTTACTCCTGCATTCTTTGGGCTGTGCTAATGAGATTTTGTAATTCTCCATTCAGCTATGCAAACTGGCTAAAAAGCTCtgtagtctaaaaaaaaaaaaaagagccaaatttTTTAAGTTTCTCAGTTTTAGCAGCAAATTGCAGTCACTGGAAATGGAAGCACATTGTTTTGGTGGCAGGGATCAGCCAAATGGTTTAAAGATCCTGAATGTCCCTTATGCAGGGTAATTTGCAATACAAGTGCTCCTCAAATCATGTGTTTTGCCAGCGAAATAGGTCAGGGCACTGATAAAATTGTGAGTCAGGTTCTTTTCTGActcttctccccctttttccAGGGATGTGTTTGAACGAACTCATCATAAACCCTCACCAGCAGCACATGGATGCCTTCTACTGGGTGATTGACTGGGAAGGGATGATTTCTGTCTCCAGTCTCGTTGGGCTGCTGGAGAAACACTTCTTCCCAAAGTGGCTGCAGGTGAGAAACTACCAAGGCTGAGTAAAGAGCCTCGATTCACTGGGAAGTATTTAGTGACTCCTACCTAGAAATTGCTGCTCCACTGCTGAAATGGTTTAACTACCATTTAATGGGGTGATTTCCATTAGGGGAACTCATAGGTCCATACACATCAGAACAGACTGTTTCTTAAGACTGTCACAATCCTTTCTTTTACTGAAAGCTCCATAATAAACTAAGTGATAATAAGGATTCTCCTCCATAAATTTCTCTGTCCTACTGCATTGTgttgttttgcaggtgctgtgCTCTTGGCTTAGTAACAGCCCCAATTACGAAGAGATTACAAAATGGTACTTGGGTTGGAAATCCATGTTCTCGGACCAAGTGTTAGCGCATCCATCCAT
The Numenius arquata chromosome 16, bNumArq3.hap1.1, whole genome shotgun sequence DNA segment above includes these coding regions:
- the TFIP11 gene encoding tuftelin-interacting protein 11, which gives rise to MSMSHLYGTDGDDGVEMENFEVSDWDLQNEFNPHRQRHRQTKEEATYGVWAERDSDEERPSFGGKRSRDYSAPVNFISAGLKKSAAEDMSEEDSDEDEKPVKQEEIPKEFVPKKLKTGGNFKPSQKGFVGGTKSFVDFGSWERHTKGIGQKLLQKMGYVPGRGLGKNAQGIINPIEAKQRKGKGAVGAYGSERTTQSLQDFPVVDSEEEAEEEFQKELSQWRKDPNGGKKKPKYSYKTVEELKAKGRISKQLAAPQKELSQVKVIDMTGREQKVYYSYSQISHKHNIPDDSPQQPLGKDSKPQGFALPELEHNLQLLIDITEQEIIQNDRQLQYERDMVVNLTHEIQKMSEVLSHEETAIRNLSKVLEMVEECERRMQPSCENPLTLDECAKIFETLQDKYYEEYRMSDRVDLAVAIVYPLMKDYFKNWDPLKDCTYGTEIIAKWKNLLENDQLLSHSGQDLSTDAFHRLMWEIWMPYVRNIVAQWQPRNCGSMVDFLDSWVNVVPVWILDNILDQLIFPKLQKEVESWNPLTDTVPIHSWIHPWLPLMQARLEPLYSPIRNKLANALQKWHPSDSSAKLILQPWKDVFTPGSWEAFMVKNIVPKLGMCLNELIINPHQQHMDAFYWVIDWEGMISVSSLVGLLEKHFFPKWLQVLCSWLSNSPNYEEITKWYLGWKSMFSDQVLAHPSIKDKFNEALDIMNRAVSSSVGGYMQPGARENIAYLTHTERRKDFQYEAMQERREAENMAQRGIGVAASSVPMNFKDLIQTKAEEHNIVFMPVIGKRHEGKQLYTFGRIVIYIDRGVVFVQGEKTWVPTSLQSLIDMAK